In Fluviicola taffensis DSM 16823, the following are encoded in one genomic region:
- a CDS encoding tail fiber domain-containing protein, which yields MKIKKRYLTIALLLSNYAFGQSTTATNLQNGPQTRFLGYTNNFMLNFRTANVQRMKLNGSLGYAIDGYNGLRNGYLLLGRGDALINNGLFNPANAGAYSALHLTGAIGGFIQTFGYRPWMQTGVTLTDNQDLSYIGLRQVGTGFDVTETTIAWADNGSGTTSGPDDMVFRFMNGGAGNNTINPDINNGSDLDGLHVARFAGTGEFGLGNTFGTNPAGTPANLYVRPQSLAHYSLSNLRSVWQQFTNRNLTTGSGTSETNADGLRIGIIGNSNLLVNGAAAIYNQETRPLLFSTNANTNVVNVANGNTLERMRIMSVGTPTNLTGGGFGIYNPGGLAANNTRVAISHNPANPITRPLSLLHLGYNTGAIAINPGTDGWRSWMDIGVFTTNGSDNVYLGLKQEAGPAGDRQDAVLSWGDNQTSGLPPGNGPDNFRMIFTSTTAASGGGTPPATGANGLEGMRMTPTTTTGVFTGIGGDPTAPNNYVGGSANPTATLEVNSWGATNVAGGNSGLRFTNLNTTSPTIANPGTGVLAVNASGDVIYVPQITNGLACWDLNGNGVFDLATEDMNSNGIADVGDCQGTVGATGPTGPTGPIGATGATGPVGPAGPIGLTGAVGPTGLTGATGPQGAQGLQGVAGPQGATGPQGPAGGIVAAQNGLNLINPSTVELGGPLLHNTEVYLNNRDMVFNNTYGNFIVGNTNIQNPGINSHQNIIMGLNNNININPAVYPSGWGHQILGNGNTVFNQGTRIIGDGNEVGHSLYSAAGHGDVVIGASNKSNTTAFAQGGYTIGKANENQGYFNYIFGKANIVKGEEAYAYGNNNINPYFRTHAFGNFVHPAYYTVSIGNSYTGSAANIKSYIDNGGSFYSIHNDPTFITAAQDIPAINIDNSNNVAIKKYYAASALDVWGTILQNGSSVTSDSTLKHNIQDLDINADSLLNLLRPRTFEWNSVQDTFMLGTQYGFIAQEFETVLPELVKAGNDDIKHISSGGLFPILVLGYKNQKAQIDSLENQNETLQQIVANQQTTIEDLNNRLTQLENCLSGILPYLCQLSNSAIQANTPQSQEAIRSELSVHLSNKEAIILDQNVPNPFAEQTVINFSIPASVQKAQIHFYDGQGKLMQSVDVVERGLGSVTVFGADLSSGVYTYTLVADGQIVATKKMMKQ from the coding sequence ATGAAAATTAAAAAGAGGTATTTGACAATAGCGTTATTGTTATCAAATTACGCATTTGGTCAAAGTACTACAGCAACGAATCTTCAAAATGGGCCTCAAACACGTTTTTTAGGTTATACGAACAATTTTATGCTAAACTTTAGAACTGCTAATGTTCAAAGAATGAAACTCAATGGCTCTCTAGGCTACGCCATTGATGGATATAACGGATTACGCAATGGCTACCTACTTCTTGGAAGAGGAGATGCACTAATCAACAACGGATTGTTTAATCCAGCTAATGCAGGAGCATATTCGGCTCTGCACCTCACTGGTGCTATTGGTGGATTTATCCAAACATTTGGTTACCGCCCTTGGATGCAAACTGGAGTTACCTTAACTGACAACCAAGATCTTTCCTACATAGGATTGAGACAAGTAGGAACTGGGTTTGATGTTACTGAAACCACCATTGCTTGGGCAGATAATGGTTCAGGTACTACATCAGGCCCCGACGATATGGTCTTTCGATTTATGAACGGTGGTGCTGGAAATAATACAATCAACCCAGATATAAACAACGGGAGTGATTTAGACGGTTTGCATGTAGCTCGTTTCGCAGGAACAGGCGAATTTGGACTTGGAAACACTTTTGGAACAAACCCAGCAGGAACACCTGCCAATTTGTATGTTCGTCCTCAATCTCTGGCACATTACAGCTTAAGTAATCTTCGTTCGGTATGGCAACAATTCACTAATCGAAATCTCACAACTGGAAGTGGTACTAGTGAAACGAACGCAGATGGATTACGAATTGGAATCATTGGAAATTCCAACCTTTTGGTAAATGGTGCAGCTGCAATCTATAATCAAGAAACGAGACCTTTGCTTTTCTCCACCAATGCCAATACAAATGTGGTCAATGTTGCGAATGGAAATACATTGGAACGCATGCGTATTATGTCTGTAGGAACACCTACTAATCTTACTGGAGGTGGTTTTGGAATATACAATCCTGGAGGGCTTGCTGCAAATAATACCCGTGTTGCAATCAGTCATAATCCAGCTAATCCAATCACCAGACCACTGAGTTTACTGCATTTGGGTTATAATACGGGAGCAATAGCAATTAATCCAGGTACAGATGGTTGGAGGTCCTGGATGGATATAGGTGTTTTCACCACGAATGGATCTGATAACGTCTATTTAGGATTGAAACAAGAAGCAGGTCCAGCAGGAGACAGACAAGATGCTGTGTTGAGCTGGGGCGACAACCAAACTTCTGGGTTACCTCCGGGTAACGGACCAGATAATTTCCGAATGATTTTTACTTCAACAACTGCTGCATCAGGTGGCGGAACTCCTCCAGCAACAGGAGCAAATGGTTTGGAAGGAATGCGTATGACTCCAACAACAACTACTGGTGTATTTACAGGTATTGGTGGTGATCCAACAGCACCGAACAACTACGTCGGAGGAAGTGCAAACCCAACAGCTACTTTGGAAGTAAATTCTTGGGGAGCAACCAACGTAGCTGGTGGTAATTCAGGCTTGCGTTTCACAAACCTGAATACTACTTCTCCAACAATCGCGAATCCGGGAACGGGCGTATTGGCTGTTAATGCTTCTGGGGATGTTATTTACGTTCCACAAATAACCAATGGTCTTGCTTGTTGGGATTTGAATGGTAACGGAGTATTTGACTTAGCTACTGAAGATATGAATTCCAATGGTATTGCAGATGTGGGCGACTGTCAAGGCACAGTTGGTGCAACGGGACCCACAGGACCGACAGGGCCAATTGGAGCTACAGGAGCAACAGGGCCAGTAGGACCCGCAGGACCAATTGGATTAACAGGTGCGGTAGGACCAACTGGATTAACGGGCGCGACAGGCCCACAGGGAGCACAAGGTTTACAAGGTGTAGCTGGTCCGCAAGGAGCAACAGGACCACAAGGACCTGCAGGTGGTATCGTTGCAGCTCAAAACGGATTAAATTTGATAAATCCTTCTACAGTTGAGTTAGGAGGTCCACTCTTACATAATACTGAAGTCTATTTGAATAATCGTGATATGGTTTTCAATAACACTTATGGTAATTTCATCGTAGGAAATACCAATATTCAAAATCCTGGGATTAATTCGCATCAAAACATAATTATGGGTCTCAACAATAATATAAATATTAATCCTGCTGTCTATCCATCAGGCTGGGGTCATCAAATTTTGGGTAATGGAAATACGGTTTTTAACCAAGGAACAAGAATTATTGGAGATGGAAATGAAGTAGGTCACTCTTTATATTCAGCTGCAGGTCATGGTGATGTTGTAATTGGAGCATCAAACAAGTCAAATACTACTGCATTTGCCCAAGGAGGATATACAATTGGTAAAGCAAATGAAAACCAAGGATACTTCAATTATATATTCGGAAAAGCCAATATTGTCAAAGGTGAAGAAGCCTATGCATATGGCAATAATAACATAAACCCTTATTTCAGAACACATGCTTTCGGAAATTTTGTGCATCCTGCTTATTATACTGTATCAATAGGAAATAGTTATACTGGTAGTGCAGCCAATATCAAATCATATATTGATAATGGCGGAAGCTTTTACTCTATTCATAATGATCCAACATTTATTACAGCAGCGCAAGATATTCCAGCAATCAATATTGACAACTCCAATAATGTAGCTATCAAAAAATACTATGCAGCTTCAGCTCTTGATGTTTGGGGTACAATTCTTCAAAACGGATCGTCTGTTACATCTGATTCTACGTTAAAACATAACATTCAAGATTTAGATATTAACGCAGATAGTTTGTTAAACTTACTTCGCCCAAGAACATTTGAGTGGAATAGCGTTCAAGATACCTTTATGTTGGGAACACAATACGGATTCATCGCTCAAGAGTTTGAAACTGTTCTTCCAGAACTAGTCAAAGCTGGAAATGATGATATCAAGCACATTAGCTCTGGAGGATTATTCCCAATCTTAGTGTTAGGGTATAAAAATCAAAAAGCTCAGATTGATTCTTTGGAAAATCAAAATGAAACATTACAACAAATCGTTGCCAACCAACAAACAACCATTGAAGATCTCAACAATCGTCTAACTCAATTAGAGAACTGTTTGTCGGGAATTTTGCCTTACTTGTGTCAATTGAGCAACAGTGCTATTCAAGCAAATACGCCTCAATCACAGGAAGCGATTCGCAGTGAACTTTCGGTTCATTTGAGCAACAA
- a CDS encoding gliding motility-associated C-terminal domain-containing protein, whose translation MIKSVLYIIFVLMSCLTYSQQNLIPNPSFEDTVRCPNGTADPGAVSLWYNPTNASPDYYNVCSTMGGGVPWNDWGYQYAQEGHAYIGIGTFFSSTVPNYREYLQIQLTHKLEANKVYCWSFWISLLDSIDFASNNFGIGLSPNPVTNFSTQSILPINCIGFENEIYLDRNNWKQVSGTFTATGQEEYLTLGNFFNDQNTAFIQVGVNSSGGEGAYYFIDNVFLGDCITQVTFPNIFSPNNDGINDNFSIESIGVTELNFTIVNRWGEKVYFGENDPLWNGKCNNIECSEGVYFYICTFKNVQQDKYETKTGFIQLIR comes from the coding sequence TTGATAAAATCTGTTTTATATATCATTTTTGTTTTAATGTCTTGCTTGACTTATTCACAGCAAAATTTGATTCCAAATCCAAGCTTTGAAGACACTGTGCGTTGCCCTAATGGAACGGCTGATCCGGGAGCAGTTAGTTTATGGTATAATCCTACTAATGCAAGTCCTGATTATTACAATGTTTGTTCGACTATGGGTGGTGGTGTTCCTTGGAATGATTGGGGTTATCAATATGCGCAAGAGGGTCATGCCTATATTGGGATAGGGACATTTTTTTCCTCCACAGTCCCAAACTATCGTGAGTACTTACAAATACAATTAACTCATAAGTTGGAAGCTAATAAAGTTTATTGTTGGAGTTTTTGGATTTCTTTATTAGATAGTATTGATTTCGCCTCAAATAATTTTGGAATTGGTCTTTCACCAAATCCAGTAACCAATTTTTCTACGCAGTCAATTCTACCAATCAATTGCATTGGTTTTGAAAACGAAATTTATTTAGATCGAAATAATTGGAAGCAAGTATCTGGAACTTTCACCGCAACTGGCCAGGAAGAATACCTAACACTCGGTAACTTCTTTAATGACCAAAATACTGCTTTCATTCAAGTTGGTGTCAATTCAAGCGGTGGAGAAGGAGCATATTATTTTATCGATAATGTGTTTTTGGGAGACTGTATTACTCAAGTTACTTTTCCAAATATTTTTTCACCAAATAATGATGGAATTAATGACAACTTCAGCATTGAGAGCATTGGTGTTACTGAGCTGAACTTCACCATAGTCAATAGATGGGGGGAGAAAGTATATTTTGGGGAAAATGACCCACTTTGGAATGGGAAATGTAACAATATCGAATGTTCGGAGGGAGTTTATTTTTATATATGCACTTTTAAAAATGTTCAGCAAGATAAATATGAAACAAAAACAGGTTTTATTCAATTGATAAGGTAA